Genomic window (Microbacterium oxydans):
GTTCCTGACGGGCCTGTACTCCCCCGACCTCATCCACAACATCAACCCTCCGACGGCGGCCCTGCTGCTCGTCGGCATCGTGCACACGAGTCTGCTCTCGCTGCACCGCGAGCGGCTCGAGCGCTTCAGCCGCCGTCCGCGCGTGGCCGCCTTCACGGCCTTCGTGACCGTGCGCACCATGACCATCTACCTCTGGCACATGCCGGTGCTGCTCGTCATGGCCGGCGTCACCGCGGTGTACGCCCTGACCACCGGGGTCGCTCTGCCGGACCTCGACAGTGCCGGCTGGTGGGCGGGACGTCCGCTCTGGCTCGCGACCGCACTCGCCCTCAGCGCCCTCGTGGCAGTGGCGTTCACCCGATTCGAGTCGCAGCCCGCCCCGGCGGCGACGGCATCGACGCGCCGGCTCGTCATCGCGGCCCTGAGCGGATTGATCGGCGTCGTGCTGCTGCTCGCACTGGGCACCTCGGTCGCGACGGTCCTGATCGCCGTCACCCTGATCGCCGTCGCCCTGCGGCTCGCATCACGCGTCGCACCGCCGTCGTCCCCGGCCGGAGTACTCGTACCGGCGTGAGGTCAGCCGATGCCCCGTGCGGCCAGGGCATCCCCCACATCATCCGCATGCCGCAGCGACAGCACCAGCAGCGGCACCACGGTGCGCACGCCCAGACGGACGTCGCGGGCCTGCTCCGCCTCCCGCACCCGCCGGGCGAAACCGGCGATCACCGGGATCGTCGTGAGGGTCAGGGAGACCGTCAGCGCCACGACGTCCGGATCGAGACCGAAGCGGCGGAACGGGACCAGCAGCCGGCGCAGCACCGCGAGGAGATCCGACATCCGGGTCGTGAGCGTCAGCAGGCCCGCCAGGAGGAGCACGGCCACCACGCGACCCGTGTTCACCCAGGCGGCGACGGGCGAGACGAAGACGGCCAGCGCGGTGGCGAGGACGAGCACGATCCAGCGCAGCCGCCAGATCTCGACGAAGGGTGTCCGGAACGGCAGTCCACCGACGCCGTACAGCGCCCAGACGACGAGCAGTGCGATCGCGATGCTCAGCGGATCGTGCGGATAGAGCGACAGGACGAGCGCTCCGATCGCGAGCACGGCCAGCTTGAGTCCGGCGGGTGCCCGGTGCAGGACTCCCGTGCCCGGATGGTACAGCGCGATCACGCGCACGCCCGACGGTAGGCGTCGATCACCGTCGCCGGTTCCCCGGAAGCCGCGATCCGGCCCTCGTCGAACAGCACCGCGGCTCCGCAGCGTCCCGCCAGCTCCAGGTCGTGCGTCACGATCACCACCTGGGCCGGCTGCGCGAGCAGGAGATCTCCGATGCGGCGGGCGTTGCGCAGGTCGAGGAGCGTCGTCGGCTCGTCCGCCACGACCAGCCGCGGCTCGGTGATGAGGACGGAGGCGAGGGCCAGCATCTGCTTCTGCCCGCCGGACAGACTCGAGGCGGGAACGTCGGCGTGCTCCTCCAGCCCGTGCGCGGCGAGCGTCTCGCGCACGCGCTCGGCTGCTTCGGCCCGCGACCGCCCGCGCAGCGACAGGGCGAGGTCCTCCGCGGGGGTCGGCATGAGGATCTGCGCATCGGGGTTGGTGAACACGAAACCGACCCGCTTCCGGAC
Coding sequences:
- a CDS encoding CbiQ family ECF transporter T component: MRVIALYHPGTGVLHRAPAGLKLAVLAIGALVLSLYPHDPLSIAIALLVVWALYGVGGLPFRTPFVEIWRLRWIVLVLATALAVFVSPVAAWVNTGRVVAVLLLAGLLTLTTRMSDLLAVLRRLLVPFRRFGLDPDVVALTVSLTLTTIPVIAGFARRVREAEQARDVRLGVRTVVPLLVLSLRHADDVGDALAARGIG
- a CDS encoding energy-coupling factor ABC transporter ATP-binding protein, whose amino-acid sequence is MTGHTELALAPITLDGVTVRFDGRTVLRGVGVELTAPTIAVIGANGSGKSTFARLLNGLVAPDVGTVSVHGLDTVKDRAAVRKRVGFVFTNPDAQILMPTPAEDLALSLRGRSRAEAAERVRETLAAHGLEEHADVPASSLSGGQKQMLALASVLITEPRLVVADEPTTLLDLRNARRIGDLLLAQPAQVVIVTHDLELAGRCGAAVLFDEGRIAASGEPATVIDAYRRACA